In Cicer arietinum cultivar CDC Frontier isolate Library 1 chromosome 7, Cicar.CDCFrontier_v2.0, whole genome shotgun sequence, the genomic window AATGCTTCTTATTCCCAAAACAACACAAGGGAGGTGAAAACTGTATCAACTTCAAGGAAGAGACATTAACTCTTGAAATGGCTTCCCACTTGTCAACAACATAAAACTGACCCTTGAACACCATAACATCATCATAGTAGAAATTATTGTCATGCACAAGTGTCCATTTCTCATCCCCATGTTTCATGAATCCCAGTTTTCCCTCTTGGAAGACACAACAAGCCATGCAATTGTCAAACATCAATCCAAGGAGAGTTAGGATAGAACACAGCTTTGCTCTCAACATTGGGGAATCTCTTAAGGTTTAGAATGGTATACAATTTGCATAGCTCGATGACCCAATAGTCCAATAAGTTCCATAGCATTTTGATTCTTTAAGCATAACCAGCCACCCTTTGGAAGAAAGCACCAAAGGTGCCAAAATGGAGTTGGAGCTTCCATCAATTGGTTCAATAAGATAAATGGTAGCTTATTTGTTGTGAGTGTTTATGGAGTTATAGATGAGGTGAGTTTCAAAGGAAAAGAAGGAGAATTTGAAAGAGAGGAAGGGATGGAAGAACACCACGACACACAAACACTTTGAAATCTAAGGACATCTATGTGATTCTCAAGAGATTTTCCAATGTTAGACCATATCTCTCTGGGGAGTATATACCAGTTTACATTCTCATCTATGGCTTAAAAGTTCAAAAACTTGTGCTTTGGTGTTTGGTCTCAATAGGCCTCTTTATTGAAAATAACTTCTTTTATCACCTCCAAATTTTCTCACAAGCCTCTAAATTTTGTCTGGATTGGCTAATCCTGATGTATATTTTACACGTCTAGATTAGTCAATTCGAATGtgtgtatttttgtgtatttgagAACAGTCAGGGTGAATGAAGAAACACCCTTATTGAAAGGGTAGTTGGATGAGTCCAATTCAAATGTGACAACcgattaaaataaacaaacaccTATAAACTTACAAGGTTACTTAGAAcacataataatttattacttAATTAAGTATACCAATGTCCCTTGCATGATATATAAAACAATATGAAGTTTACAATAACATTTAAATGCACTCGACTACTATACATATTATTATATGAGGGACGTGAATATAATGGGCTTTAAAGTAAGGGCTTAGGTaccatttatttttatgacCCAATAATTCTagaattaatagaaataattgtACGACAAATAAAAGTTATGATAATGCTTGCATTAAGATATCTTGATTGAACTAGTACTTGTTGACGAGGATATTGAAGATGATggaatatatataatatatatatatatatattctgaaTTGTGCTAAATTATGTTCTTTGATTttcaattgaaatataaataatttagcGGTATCTAAATGACATCGCAAGAGTAATTGCGACCACAATATTTTATCGCAATATCAATTTTTGCAGCATAATTGcaaccacaatttaaaaccatCAAATGTGACATCATATTAGCTACTTCATTCattcttatttataaaaaaaagtaaattaataaaaattgatgtatttgttttaaatttggactaaatttatcaatttttgttgacccACTTTTGTTTATTAACAAGAACAGATAGAGTACCAAATTTGGGTAGTTAAAACAAATAGTACCTTGacaagaagaatgatataattcCTCACTATAAAATATATGGTCGACTATTTAAAAATTAGACAACAACATTAGTCCGTGAAATTCacatgataaatatattttttcatacttTGGAGGAGATCACACCATATATTGTTAGAATAAAGTATTTCAATAatactaaataaaatttatctttacAATCAATCATTTATGATACTTGATGTGCTAGTTCTTGATCTTTATAAATAGCTTCCTTAACATGATTGAGAGGAAGATCAATAATATATTCAcgataatttaaattttctacaTTAATAGTAACAGTATAGATTAGTTTAGAACCGATTATTTCTCactcaattttgttttattgatCACATCTTTCCTCCAAATTCAATATATTCAAAGATTCTTATTTTTGAGACAACAACTGCCAAGTTATTTAAAGATATTGAATCTACGGAAGAGACATGATCcaaaatcaagaacaaaaaaCAATATCATATAGTCCAATCAAGTCAAACGGACAACAAAATACTAATTATTCATTCCAAGCACACATGACCTTTGGATCAAACTATATTcctcaaaatcaaatatataaactcaagcaaattttttaacataaatttaaagtgCGAGGATAGTACTTCATTATAAGGTAGAAAATTCCTTCAAAATCAAATAGCACTTCTAAATGAACTTACGTTTACATCTCTCCAAAGACACGCGAGTcaacatttatataaaatttgtacAACTACAAATATTTAATGGATCTTTCACCCAATgtttattcaataaaaactaacataaataaaataaaatattagtgatAGGATCTTCTAAATGCAGCATACTATAAGATATTGTGAGAATATTTGATGTGTTGGGACGGGAGCACAAACCAACAATATCCCtcttttttacatttaaaaaaaaattgttaatggAAGATATAGAAAGAATTTGGTAAAATTAATATGAGGCTAGGAATATTTTGGGCATCATAGTTAGATAATTTGGGTCATAGGGTGTATATCTATGATGTAGAAGGGTGTAAGTAGCAAAAATCTTACTTTATTATTCAGGGAAGAGTATTATATTATTACTCAGAAGACTTTTCAAGTCAGTTCCTAGAAAAAGTTTCCTTCGCAGAAACAACCTAAGATGGAAATTCCACCAACAAGATCTAAAAAACTTCTCAGTCTTGTGACTTGTTTTCTCAGTCACCTTCTTGTAAATTCATAGCTATTTTGTAACTTGAATTTTTCCAACACCCCTTTGAACAAAGAGTCCTATATATAGAGATTATAAACCAAACATGAAAACCAGAATCAACACACACAGATCTTTGAACTCAGAAACCATGGATGAGAAAGCAGATTGGTCTCAACTCCCCATAGAGCTATGGCCCATCATAGGAAAATATCTTGACAGTCACATAGATATCATCAGATTTCGCAGTGTATGTAAATCACATCGTTCTTCCATTCCTCCTTGTCTTCCAAATTCTCCTTCTTTTCCTCTACAAATACCTCACCCTATCTACAACAACACAAACACCTTCCTCAATCAATCTACCATTTATCTCATTGAACCAACTGATGCAAGTTCCAACTCCAATTTAGCACCTTTAACACCATCTTCTAACAAAGGGTGGTTGATTAAGGTGGAAGAATCAAAGAATCAACCTTTGAGTTTGTTGAGTCCTATCTCCGACCGCAAATTATCATACCCTTTAAGCTACAGCACTTCTGTGATGCTATGGAACTTGTTAGATTATAGGGTCATTGAACTATGCAAATCCTATACAATTCAAAAGACTACACGTTTTTCAAGTTCTGTTAGCAAAGTTGTGTTCTTTCCTAACTCTCCTTGGATTGATGTTGAAGATTGTGTAGCTTGTTGCATCTTTCAAGAGGGTAAACTAGGATTCATGAAACATGGTGATGAAAAATGGAAACTTGTGGATGACAAGAATTTCTACTATGATGATGTTATTGTGTTCAAGGGTCAAATTTATGTTACTGATAAATGGGGAACTATTTCATGGGTTGATATAACTTGTTTAAGGTTGATACAATTTTCACCTCCTTTGTGTGGTTTTGGAAACAAGAAACATTTGGTGGAGTCATGTGGATGTCTTTATGTTGTTGATAGGTACTTTGAAAGTGAAAGCATGAGAGGGAACTATGGTGGACGACGACACGATCGAGACGCTGTTGTGGAATGTTTTAAAGTTTATAAGTTGGATGAAGAATGGGGAACTTGGGTTGATGTCAAAAATCTGAGAGATAGAGCTTTCATTTTGGGAAATAGTTGTAACTTTTCTGTTTCAGCTGAAGAATTAATTGGATATCAAAGGAATTGCATCTACTTTAGGGATACTTTTGATGTTCGTATGTATGATTTGGATGATCATAGAATCGTTACCATTGATTTTAATCCTTGCATTGACAAGAATTTGTTGTCTCAGCCACCTTGGTTGAGATGTCAGAGGACATAACATAACAAGTCTAATAACTTAGTTTCAAAGGTACACTTGCATTTCTCTTCCAATCTCTTTTTCTGTCTTGTGGTGTTCATCTTATTATATGAGCATAACTTACCTAGGTGATTGTCTATGATTTTTTAGATGCaaaaataatgagtttattcaATCAAAGCATAGAGAATACTAGCTATTGCCAATTGAATAGTTTATGAACAGTTGTCTTATTTGAACAACTAAAATTTTTGTTTGACAATTTTTGCAGCAACATCTAAATGGTTGATGTAGTTCAATTGAGTGTTAATAGATATACTAAATATCATAACTCATTAACCATTGATTAAACTTCACTATCCATGAATTTAGACGTCATTAACCACAACTCTAAGGTGTTTAGATTTAACAGTAGTTGAACAATCAAAATTATGATTAACCACCGTGTCCATATTCGTGATTAATGAAGTTATATTAGTGACCGATGATGAGTTTTGAAATCTGTATATTCATTAACTATCTTTCAAACGTAATTAACCTCATAGTTAAACTGCGGATGTCATGAAAATTGTCTCAATTTGATTCTACAAAAATCATTTCTCATTTATGAATCTTCTATCAATATTGATATGTGCTTTGTCATTTCAACAGTTAAAAACGGTCAATTCAAATAAGAACAACTTCCCCTTAAAGAAGTGTAGAATGAAGAGTGATGTGTCTATTTGGCATAAAAATGGAGCTATCTTGATATGTAAAACATTATTTGGCTTGCTGATTAATTTTTAGTTCATTTACTAAATGATTAGTATCACAAGCTAGTTGAGATGAAAAGCTTCTTGACTCACCGGATCACGCTGCAAGAATGAAGAATTTATCAGTTATCTTATCTTTGTTCCACCACTACTTGTAGTATATATtgagattaaaataaagtatGTAATTTGAGGATGGAAAGCTATGTGAGAATTTATTGTCAATGCATGTAATTTTTGTATTATAATAGTGCTGGAATAATATTGCAAATAAATGTATATCTTTCACCACATTAGTAATTTTACATGTTATATAATCAGAACTTCAAAGCAATTTCCATATAAatgatgaaaaatatgaaaaaaaaatgcgGTGAGCGTGGATCGAACACGCGACCTTCAGATCTTCAGTCTGACGCTCTCCCAACTGAGCTATCCCCGCATGTTGGATGATTCTCACAGCTTACTAATGGCTTTCTTGAAAATCACATTGTTTTTAAGTTTTCTAGTTTAGGAAGCATATGAGAATATTGGTTAGAGTTTCGTCGCTGTATTGAATTTGATCAGTAGTAAGTATTCCTTTCATTTAAATCTTTtcttgtataattattttttaatcttttcactaaaaaaagttaatttaaattataaatttttccttctcaaaataaaaatatggaaGGAAAAAAAACGATGCAAACTCTTTTTTTCATTCCTAAACTATTATCTCTCATACAATCATACTTAATGCACCCACAATAAACCTCTCTTTTTTTGGGTGCTTAACTAGTTGCAAATATACATcacttatttatataattttttaatataaatatctaATAATCACTCAACTTTTTTATCAAGTACCTCAAAAAAAATTTTTAAATGGATACTACAATTTTTGGATTAAATGAAAAATGGGGAAAAACTCTTCTTTAGTATGCTAAATATATACAACTATATTGGGTGTTGAGTTGTTTAACTGGTTTAAGATAAATGTTAAAGAATTAAATGATCTGAGTTTAAATTcagataaaagaagaaaaaaaactaatataacaaCTAATTactgatttaatttattaaaaaaaatatatactatagTTAGACTTCATTAGAGATTCTTATATGAAACTGTTAAATAACAGTAACATTTTGTCCTATCATCATCGCTATAATCCTATTGATAAGTCAATTTGGTGCCCTACTAACCACAAGGACTAGTGGGTAGGATGAGGTAAATGTTAGATaactatttattaatttcataTACTTCCgtcaaatactattttttttttctaaaaaaaaaaaggtccaAGAATGAGATAATGTGATAGTTTATGGACACAATTGGTAGTTTACTCTTGAAATTTAGCACGTTAATTTTTAGACCTAATGACTCAGAAGTTCCTAAAGTATTTGACGATTTATATATAAGTCATTGAAAAATAAAGCTTGTATAAACttgttattaataatatgtAATATAATTGGATCTAAACTTAAATAGCTTTAAACTAAGTccttgaatttttaaataatttatagaatTAGATTGCAgaactaataaataatttaaaattgaggCAAAAAGTTTAGTTCCTAAATTCaactcatttaaaattttagggACTCAATGAAAACATATTAGTTCATTAATCTAATTATAAATAGGTAAAATTCATCTTATTGTCctttaatttaaacaaaaatacacacacgcacatatatatatatatatatatatatttttttttttc contains:
- the LOC101508501 gene encoding putative F-box protein At1g65770, which codes for MKTRINTHRSLNSETMDEKADWSQLPIELWPIIGKYLDSHIDIIRFRSVCKSHRSSIPPCLPNSPSFPLQIPHPIYNNTNTFLNQSTIYLIEPTDASSNSNLAPLTPSSNKGWLIKVEESKNQPLSLLSPISDRKLSYPLSYSTSVMLWNLLDYRVIELCKSYTIQKTTRFSSSVSKVVFFPNSPWIDVEDCVACCIFQEGKLGFMKHGDEKWKLVDDKNFYYDDVIVFKGQIYVTDKWGTISWVDITCLRLIQFSPPLCGFGNKKHLVESCGCLYVVDRYFESESMRGNYGGRRHDRDAVVECFKVYKLDEEWGTWVDVKNLRDRAFILGNSCNFSVSAEELIGYQRNCIYFRDTFDVRMYDLDDHRIVTIDFNPCIDKNLLSQPPWLRCQRT